The Mauremys reevesii isolate NIE-2019 linkage group 7, ASM1616193v1, whole genome shotgun sequence genome includes the window TAATAAATAAGAGGAAACATACAAACCATTTCCTCTATTTATTCAGAGCCACATTTGActgttctcccttccctggcttctgagctgttcaatattttctttcttcgcattttccccaccctccctctgcCTTCATGGAAGCTGGAGGCCAGCTGCCTATGCTGGACTCTAGTGATGCACTGCTGatgccatacacacacacacatttatttgtGTTCTTTCTCATTCTAAATCCCAGTTCACAGAGGCATCTAACAGGTTAACTACCAAAGTTGAAGAGTTCTGTCAGCATTTTACAAACCTTTTGAAAGATCAAAGGCctggctacactagcggggggcggggtttcaaactaagatacgcaatgtcagctacgctattcacgtagctgaagtcgaagtatcttagtttgacttacctggccatcctcacggcagcgagtcgactggctccgcttactcctcctgccaaggtggagtacgggtGTTGATTagtggatcgatttatcgcgtccagatgaggcgcaataaatcaatccccgatacatcgaacactacccgcagatccagcgggtagtatggATGTACCCAAAGTTAATAAGTTAATTCTACAAATAGTCACCCGCCTGCCATACAATTACTTAGACACACTAGCTACCATTGCAAACAATGTAATAAAAGATGTGAAGTTTCTGGACCAACCTAATTTTGAGAtatgttcttaaaacaaaaataattacaattattccaaaacaaaaaacaaacaaaccctttttATTACATAGCTATATCTCTGAGCTCTCATCCAGTTTGCTAGAGGATAAATTTTGTTAAGATGGGAAAGAGAGGCAAAGTATGAGGTATGGAATGTTAATAAGAAAGTTACTTTCCATCTGAAATTTCTTGAGAAACTGATGTGGAAGAAGGTTCAAATTTTAGGATTATTACAGAAAACTATTTATAGTCATAACTATAGAGTTACTAATGTGGTCCACaataacttgtttgtctgagaccAATCCTTTTGGGGGTTGTGTGTTCAGGTCTTCTTGTGATAGATATTACTCGAGCCATTGAAAATACAGATATCATTGTCCAAACAGTCCTAAAGTTACATCTGTGGCTATAATAGGTTGTGGCTGAAAGAAGCCTATGTAAGCAGCAGCAAAAGGAAAAGATGCCAGGAACAATCTTTAACAGTATTGGTTAAATTATAATGACTTATGACTAGATACACAAAGTTAAAAGAGTTCTAAGAGGTAGTATTTAACTAGGTCAACTTACCTCACGAGTGGCTAATCTATTACTCAGTTCCTCAGCTCTCTCAATATCCCCTTCAGTCAAAGACTTGTCTATGCTGACTTCAAGAccagactggaaaaaaaaaaatggcaaacaTCTTCAGGACAAAATGAAGGGGAAATAGGATTTAGAGAGAGAACTCTTCACGTACATTTTAAACATCTGTTTAACAGAATTATATTTATTTCACACGTCTGTAATTTCCATGTAAAACAAATCACATTTGTCTAAGCATTGTAATGGATAGTATCATTAAGTAGTCACTGAAAGGCTGACTGAGCACAAATCATTGTATTAGCTCCACCTTATGTGTAGGGTAAACACTgtagttaaaaaaatatatattgactAGTTTATACCTGTCACAAGAAAATTTCATCTCAAGATATGGCTTATCTATTCCATCCCTGAAGCTTTCCTGAATAAAACGTGAAGTGTATGTGTCAGGTAACATGAAGAATGGCAATTACCACTGTATCTTTGCCGTTCTTAGATCTTATCTTTATCTCAAAACTGAATTCTGGCACCATGCCACTTTTCCGTACTACTAAATCCAAGTCTTCAAATAATTATGgtatgaaagggaaaaaaatgttttacattttttaaatttctgaatacaagaaaaaaaaagtgtcctaaTAACAGAGGCAAATTCTAACTTGTCTAAAGTTAATGTTTGCAAATTAAGGATGACcaatgaaagtttaaaaaaaaaaccacatataTAAAATACATCTGTGCTCTTTAAAAAATTGTAGGTTTGTATTTGCTGAAGATTCCAATTGTAATATTTCTGAAGGAATATAGGAGTGGAACTGAGGTTGTGCCAgactgggaattttctgtaatattttgtatGACTGATTGtgcgtgcctcggtttcccctataTGCTGTATGGCAGGAGAAGGTTGCTTATTCTATGCAGAGACCCAGAGATACAGGTGTAACTGACACATAGCTGTCTCGGGCAAGGGCCGCTGGTGTATGGGGAGTCCAATTGCCAGACAATGGCCACTCCAATTGCCTGGACATTTGGTACCTAGCAACTAACAACCATGGATGGCCCACCCCTCTGCAGGAAACCAGCCGTGTTTGCCCAGGGAACAAGAAAAAAGGACTGAGGAATGGCCAAGTGGGGGGTTGTTAAGAGTTGGCTGCTGGAAGCTTGAGACTCTCTTGAACAGGGACAAAAGAGGGGTCACAGAGCTTTGGGCTGACCATGATGGACCATACTGTAACTTTCCATTCTCTGTGCTGACCAAGGACTTTCTATGCTGTGTTCCAAACATCTAATAAACCTTACTGGTTTTGcaacgctggctgagagtcactacAGATGCCGAAGGTGAGGATGCATTACTCCTTTTAGGTGTACAAGTTTCTCTCAGGTTTCTATCTCAGGCGGACTCGCTGAAGGGAGCTCACCGCATGAAGCAGGGGTGCTGAAGGCTCTGAGGTTCAGTCTAAGGAGGCAGTAAAGCCAAATGACTTACCCTAGTGAAGAAGTGAGTCCGTTAGGGGATGGGGGGAACCTGGCCCCCTGAAAGGGGACCTCCCAGGGACTGTTTCAGAGCATCAGACCTGTGGATCCGTGACAGATGTCCacaaggagattttttttccaccaaaaaacCCTTTTTCTAAATCAAAAAGGAGACTTCTATTTCTTGACTGGATTTAAATATTGTTAAAGTACAATAATATGTCATAGCTGGCCAACTAACCTACTTTGTTTTAAAGATGTAATGGTAAATGAAAATATGACATGTTACTACTGAGAAATACTGTTAAGAcgattttttctttcattttcataCATTGAAGATGTAAgcagagaagaacaaaaatttaataaaataattcaaAGTTGTGGTGGCAGTCAATTCCGTTTGATGTCTTATGAAATTAATAGATATAATTAACAGTTTGCCAGCACTAACAAAAACAATTCATCTAATCATCTCAGCTGGAGAGCTTCCACATTCTGCTGGTCAAGGCCCCTCCATTATCCAGGTCTAACCTGAGGAATTCAGTGCAAGACTGTGGTTTCAGTTAAGGAGAATTATGAGCAGATGTTTGCCTAGAATTAGGACTCAGAAAACAGTGATCAAAGTCACTTTGCTTGGGATATGTAACCTAGAAAATGTGATGTGGTTTTATAAAAATTACTTAACCTTGGCTAGAAACGTCAATGACCAAATAATGccataaagcagtggttctcaaccaggggtacatgtacacCTGcaggtacacagaggtcttccagggggtatatGTCATCTAGATATTtatctagttttacaacaggctacataaaagtaCAAAAGTGTCAcggcacactattactgaaaaattgcttgctttatatggtaaaaatgaaaattataaaataaatcaactgaaatataaatattgtacattttcagtgtatagtatatacaaAAGTATAAAGTAATtgcctgtatgaaattttagtttgtactgactttgttagtgctttgtatgtctgattttgtaggcaaggagtttttaagtgaggtgaaacaggagtacgcaagacaaatcagtcTCCTGAACGGGGTACAGctgtctggaaagattgagaaccactgccataaagAACATAATTTACAAAGATAAATGGgttttgaaaatgagacattACTATGACAATCAATAATAATTAGTGCCAGAAATTGCTAAGAGAATTATTGGCCatgttaatacattttaataacatAAATGTCTTAATAATCCAAAAGACTACTTCCAGTGAAGTATCACTTTTAGATAACTAACGCCTGTACCTCAAGACAATTCCCTTGTTTTCAATTAGAAGTATCAGCtgaagtattttaaaattaaaagaaatttaCCCTAGCCAAATCAGATGTGAACTTATCTTATGTatatcacagagagagaaaaaaaagagagaaatagaAGGAGATACTCAGGGCTATTGTATCAACAGAAAGTGTAGCAATTCTTTGGTATAAGTAATATCTATAAATTGCATGTGATGTCTAACTAGTAGATCATATTACAAGTGTTACATAGAATTCTCTCTCTAATAGAAGTCTATGATTATTTACTCACCTTCACCAAACTTTTTTGCTTATTCTTATTTCTGTTATAGCAGGATTTTAGTTTTGCCATAATATATCATTGTCATCATATGTCTAAGAAACTATGACTAGCAATCACCTTTTGGGCAGCCCTGTTGCTCACAAGAGATTCAAACCTATCATTAATTCCAAAGTATTGTGAGAGTTCCTTCCATTGACCTTCATTTGAAGATTGCTGACTGAAAAACAGACAAACACAACTTGGTACTAAGCGCAGAGTAAATTAAACTGATTATTCAGTTAAAATATTAATAGCAGTTAACATTATCAGCTATATATTTTAAACTCTCCATTGTttgtaataaccttttaaaagccagaagaaaaaaaaagaatacttTGTTCTCCCATTTGGTAGAAGATACCCCCTACTCAACTTTCTAATGGCAACAAAATTAACAGCTCCTTTTGTTTACTTCACAATATCTGTACTTGAATCATGCAAGGCCCCAAACCTGCACTTAATTTCGCATGTAACTACACATACAAGTACTGCAATTGAGGGCAAGTCCCCATAGCTATGGGTTAAGTAATAATAAATTAAGTCCCTCCTCTCCTATTTTAATTTCTACTCAAGTCAATTTTTGTTAAATCAAGAAATTTCCCCATTGAATAATTTTAGGGGTCAAATTCGACCATTGACTACCCAAGACTCTGACTGACTTGGAAACTGCTTACAGATGTCCAAAGATAGTATGTGGCCCTAAGGTTAGTCAAGTTTTGTACTCATTCTTTCTGGCAATGTCCCTTTACAAACATACTTCAGATAATTATATTGACTTTATACCTTTCAATCACTTCTTTTTTGCTCTTTTTCAgtttttctgaaaagaaaaaataaagaaatcaaaTATATTTTTGAAGACATTCACAAATGTCTGGTACAAATCATTAAAAGGGACTAGTTCAAGATTAATGTGTATGTTATTACTAAGTAATCTTTAAGACCTAAGGTACCAAGAGATCCCCCCATACAGAGTTCCAAGAAGTTAATGGAACCCCATTTAGGCAGACCCCGTTAGCAGGATTGGTGCCATAGTGCCTACtttctaaaatgtttttaaagcaacAGGATTATGCTCAGTAGTAAGGGTTTTCATAATAAGAACTGTATACAGTATCTGTTAATAGAGAATTGTATTTAGAAAGCTAAAGCAAGAGTGAGTCATTGGATTACTGAAATAAATTTTAGCTAACTGGTAATCCTGATAAATCAACATTAATTGAAGAATGTTTACAAGTTGAATTTCCTTGCAAGTGGCACAAATATAAATCTATACCATTTCCATAACAGTCACACAACAAAAGTCTCTGGTTCACAGGCACAGAACGTTGGCATCAATGGTGCCCTCCAGCCTGGTCTTTCACTGTAATTCTTGAAAAAATAGTTTTTTCCAACTCACTTTAGTAAATCAATATGCATTTGGCATTAATTCTATAGTTAAATTAAATACCTTTTTTGCAAcgttttctcttttttcccctgtttCCCTGATTTGTTTGGACTTTCATTTCAAAGTTTTTCTTCTGCAGCTCCTGAAATTTCTACAAGAGGAAAAAGCAAactcagaatttttttaaatcaaaaagtgTACTGAAAACATTACCCAAAATTCTAATTCTTACTATACAAAGGTTCTTATATAGTGCATGTTCAATTCTGTTGGTACTAAGTTGCAAAGGTTACACATAACAGACTCTGATCTTCATATCACAATATTATCTCTGActttctgccccaccccttcttttAGTCCCCATGATTCTTCAGAATTGCATCCCAATCTTCATTATAAGGTACACAACTAACTTGAAACACATTAAAGGTGCAACAGTGAGCATGTTCATAAAGTCCTCTGAGGTCAGTTTAGATAACGGGTGAATGTCCAAGGAAGACTGGAACTGACCTCTTACATAACTGGCTATCTAAGCTATGGAGAGAGATGAGCGACTAGTTTTTCGCAACCCTTATTCAGAATTAGAGGCCCACTGTGAAATATCAGTGTACACTGGTCAGCTCATAAGTATGAATTCTCCAATCTTTTCTTTCCCCATATGAAACATGTACAGATCAAAGAAAATGAATAAGGTCTTGTAACCCAATTTCATACTGAATGGCAGGGCTTACATGAAACTGAAGGACACATTTTTTTGTTGAGTACATCTTAAATATTCAGGAGATTGGATAATATGCGGAATTACAAATCTTTAACAACAGAGAAGCCAGTTGCAAAGaagttcagggctcagacccagaAGTGAACAGAAAACTTTGTAAGAAGGAGTGGTTGTGCTATATTATTTTTCTCCCCTGGGCTTTAATTTACCAGTCTGTAAAGAAAGCAAAAGTAAAatttacataaaaaaaaattcctcttagCGGCTTGTTAGGGTAAAATTGGTTCCAATGGGTCATGGCAGTTTACATTTTATTCAAATTGCTTTAATTTTATCCTACACATTGTATGCCCCTTCACTTAAATAAAACTTAGCCACACAACACTGAACATGTTACACTTTTGCACTGGTCATTTGAAGACAATAATAATACCCACAttccacatttttaaagaaactCCAGAAGGGCATTCTTGACATTCATTTTCTCCATCTGCCACTGCTATAGGAATGGATTTACTTTCAATGATGCTCTCAGGTCTATTTGTCTGAAAATCAGAAACCTGAACTCCTTTGACATCCTCATCTCCTTTATCTTCCTTGGAGCAAGATAAAGGGCCATCCACTGGGTCTCCATCATCAGAACTCAAGTCAACATCACTTTCATTCACACCAGGAGGCAACAGCCCACTCCACATCTTTCAGTCTAAAAACTAGAgcaaaacagcaaaaaaatcTTTGTGAAGACATACACTTCATATGAATTTACCCAGTTTCTATTTTCTCTGTGGATGCAGAGAATTAGAAATAATGAAATACGGcattaaaaatattgtaaatgcTCTTGACAAGAGGAAAAAGCAAAAAATAATCTTACTTCCATTAGATGTTTTAAGTGGTTTAGACAAGCTTATTAGAATTAATGCAGAATGTCTTAACACTTGTAGAGACAGGACAGTTTACACAATGGTCCTTTTGCTCTCCTATAATTTTAAAACTCGGTTTTTAATATAAAGGATAGAAAAATTGTaacttaagattttttttttaaatgcagtaagTCATACTGCCTGAATCTAGAGAACACAATTATCAAAGGGTTGTGAAAGTGCATGAatgagtatttaaaaaaacactttggAGATACATATTAGGGTCTAGATGCTTTTGAAGTGTGTACAGTCAGGTGTGTGTACACCCTGGAACTGTAAGTCAAGTGTCTCCAAAAGTGCTTGTTTggttttgcacacacacacttacaaatTTGGTCCTAAGTGTTTCACTGAATCATGCAACACAAAAACGTAAATCATGAGTGGTACAAGACCAGATTCTATTTTGCTGCACCACTGTAAATCTTGACTATAAGAGTTATTTTAGATTTACACTAGTATAACTTAGAGCAAAATCTGCATCAGACAATTTCAAATttatcttaaaactaattaagtgaCTTCCTCCCAACAGAGAGACTTGGtctggaagggggaaaaaaaaaagtaaagaggaaaaaaaacctgtgcCTGACCATGACAgatgggagaaagaaagaagtcCCTGTTTTAGCCACCTGCTATTTGATCAGAAATGGACAATTCTGACAAAAGGCCACAAAGGATCAATACCCAAAGGCAGCAAGTGCACAGGCGATCCTAGGCAGATGTTACCTACTTCTAAGATACCTATGGGTGTGGTTGATTTATTTGCCTTTTAACACAATTTGGCAACATTTGTGCAGTTTATGTCAGCATTGAATTGGACTGAAAAATATAACATTGTGCTGTTTTCTTTTGAATCTAACGATGGTATGActtagtaactttttaaaaagccaaaccCCAACTTAAGTTGATATTTATAGGTACAAGTTAACATGATTCCCCTAGTGTCTCTCAATGAAGAGTATGACAAGCTTATTATTCTCATGCTCATCTCCTCCTGCAACTGCTACCTGGGACAGCACCACCCAGCCTGCACTCTCAAAAGTTGTTTGGATTTGATTTACAGTCCAAATCAGGCTTACTTTGGAAGAGGTAAGTAGGAAAAGAGGGAGAGAGGCCGCCTTTTTTTTGGATTCATTTTAAGGCAGGTCCCCCCCAGAAGCGAAAGAGAGCTCATACTAGGTGGGGTTTTAGGAGAAGTTTACA containing:
- the FAM204A gene encoding protein FAM204A isoform X1; amino-acid sequence: MWSGLLPPGVNESDVDLSSDDGDPVDGPLSCSKEDKGDEDVKGVQVSDFQTNRPESIIESKSIPIAVADGENECQECPSGVSLKMWNKFQELQKKNFEMKVQTNQGNRGKKRKRCKKEKLKKSKKEVIESQQSSNEGQWKELSQYFGINDRFESLVSNRAAQKSGLEVSIDKSLTEGDIERAEELSNRLATRELGVKIAKAVACRNFVKAKQDTEASQEARKKKKLAWGFEAKKRWETKSNMGYM
- the FAM204A gene encoding protein FAM204A isoform X2, with the translated sequence MWSGLLPPGVNESDVDLSSDDGDPVDGPLSCSKEDKGDEDVKGVQVSDFQTNRPESIIESKSIPIAVADGENECQECPSGVSLKMWNKFQELQKKNFEMKVQTNQGNRGKKRKRCKKEKLKKSKKEVIESQQSSNEGQWKELSQYFGINDRFESLVSNRAAQKSGLEVSIDKSLTEGDIERAEELSNRLATREVLYKQITRLSLPQRAHHLS